From Pseudomonas putida, one genomic window encodes:
- a CDS encoding putative urea ABC transporter substrate-binding protein: MRKPLLSAFMAAGIALLAATSSHAAAKKDFNVCWTIYAGWMPWEFAQTQGIVDKWAKKYGIHVALTQLNDYVESINQYTAGQFDGCTMTNMDALTIPAAGGVDSTALIVSDYSNGNDGVVIKGAGKTVSDLKGMDVNLVELSVSHYLLARALDTANLREKDLKVINTSDADISAAFNTESVQAVTTWNPMLSDIRATPGVTEVFNSSQIPGEILDMMVVNTETLKDNPALGKVLTGAWFEVMSMMSARDAGAEAAEEHMAKASGTDLAGFRAQLATTHLFFTAQDALAFAKSPELPQTMGKVANFSFEHGLLGDGAPDSNVVGMSFANGVTLGNQANLKLRFDPTYVQMAADGAL, translated from the coding sequence ATGCGAAAGCCCTTACTCTCCGCTTTCATGGCAGCAGGCATTGCCCTGTTGGCTGCCACTTCATCACACGCTGCGGCCAAGAAAGACTTCAACGTCTGCTGGACGATCTATGCCGGCTGGATGCCTTGGGAGTTTGCACAGACGCAAGGCATCGTCGACAAATGGGCCAAGAAATACGGTATCCATGTCGCCCTGACTCAGCTCAACGACTACGTCGAATCGATCAACCAGTACACCGCTGGCCAGTTCGACGGCTGCACCATGACCAACATGGACGCGCTCACCATTCCAGCTGCCGGCGGTGTCGACAGCACGGCATTGATTGTCAGCGACTACTCCAATGGCAACGACGGTGTTGTCATCAAGGGGGCAGGCAAGACCGTTTCCGACCTCAAGGGCATGGATGTGAATCTGGTCGAGCTCTCGGTATCGCATTACCTGCTGGCCCGAGCACTCGATACGGCCAACCTTCGAGAGAAGGATCTGAAGGTGATCAACACGTCTGATGCAGACATCTCCGCCGCCTTCAACACCGAGAGCGTCCAGGCCGTCACCACCTGGAATCCGATGCTCTCCGACATCAGGGCCACGCCCGGTGTGACCGAAGTGTTCAATTCCAGCCAGATACCTGGCGAGATCCTCGACATGATGGTGGTCAACACCGAAACCCTCAAAGACAACCCCGCACTGGGCAAGGTACTCACAGGGGCGTGGTTTGAGGTCATGAGCATGATGAGCGCCAGGGACGCCGGCGCCGAAGCGGCCGAGGAGCACATGGCCAAGGCATCAGGCACCGACCTTGCCGGTTTCAGGGCGCAACTGGCAACCACCCACCTGTTCTTCACTGCCCAGGATGCATTGGCATTCGCCAAGAGTCCGGAGCTGCCACAGACCATGGGCAAGGTCGCGAACTTCTCGTTCGAGCACGGTTTGTTGGGTGATGGAGCACCTGACAGCAACGTGGTGGGCATGAGTTTCGCCAATGGCGTCACCCTGGGCAACCAAGCCAACTTGAAGCTGCGCTTTGACCCGACCTACGTGCAAATGGCCGCCGACGGCGCCCTGTGA